The window CGGGCGATAACATCACGATGGACATCGAGCTCATCGCGCCGGTCGCGCTCGAGGAGCAGATGCGGTTCGCGATCCGCGAGGGTGGGAAGACCGTCGGCGCGGGCATCGTGACGAAGATCCTCAAGTAGCGAGATCGAGATGTCGGTGCAGGGCGGCGGGTCTGGCGGGCCCTCGGGAGAACGAGGGACACGAATCTCGATCTCGCTGGCCTGCACCGAATGTACGGCGAGGAACTACAAGACGACCAAGTCTCCCGGGGATTACGTGGAACTGAAGAAGTTCTGCAAGCAGTGCAAGAAGCACACGCTGCACCGGGAGACGAAGTAGTCGGGATCGAAAGTAGACGAACTGCTTGGCGCGTGGCAATCAGTCCCGGGTCGAGCAGCTTGAAGGGGTATAGCTCAGCTGGTAGAGCAGCGGATTCCAAATCCGCAGGTCGGGAGTTCGAGCCTCTCTGCCCCTGCCCACAAGGGCTCCTTCCGGTCAGCACGAGGTAGGGGCCACACGAGACGCCTCGCTCGGCCTCGCGAACGCGAGCGGGCGAGGCGTAGATGTCGGTGACGCTGCTCGAGGCGAGATCCGGCACGTTGGGACGAACGGCGATGGCGACACGACGAGAGAAAGACGAGGCACAGAAGGCCCAGAAAAAGGGCTCTGCGCCGGACTCTGCCCCGGACTCGGCTCCGGATGCTTCGCTCGCGGTGCGCGAGGGGAGCGATCTCGACGTGGCGGCTGCCGAGGGCGAGGGCGAGGAAGAGCACGACGAGGCCTCGGAAGGCTCGGAGACGCAGGCGTCGGAGGGCGACGGGGCCGGCGAGGACGGGGAGGTCGCGGCGGCGCGGCAGCTCGGGACCGACCGCTACGTGATGGCGGGGTTCTTCGGGGCGGCGATCCTCGGCGCGTACGTGCTCGGCAAGGCCATCCACGGACTCTGGGGCAACCTCTCGAACCGGGACTGGTTCAGCCGGGCGGTGCCGACGCTCGCGGCGGTCACGGACGAGGACAAGGCGATGTACGCGACGATGATCGCGGGCGTCATTGCGCTCGTCGTCACGCTGCGGACCTACCGTCGGCCCGACGTGCGGGAGTGGACGGACGAGGTTGCTTCGGAGCTCATCAAGGTCAAGTGGCCGACCAAGAAGGACGTCACGAACTCAACCGTGGTGGTCATCGCGGCGAGCGCGGTTGCCACCCTTTATCTCGCGCTGCTCGACCGGTTGTGGTCGTTCGTGACGGGCATCGTCTACGGCACTGGGAGCTAGGGCCGTTAGGGAGCCACGCGCCATGGCGAAGAAGTGGTACGTCATTCATACCTACTCGGGCTACGAGGCGAAGGTGCGCGATGCGCTCCAGCAGCGAGCCAAGCAGCACGGTCTCGAGGATAAAATTGGCGAGATCCTGATCCCGAGTGAGACGGTCACGGAGAACCGTCCGGGGGGCAAGCAGCGGGTTCGTCAGAAGCTCAGCTTGCCTGGTTACATCTTCGCTGAGATGGAGATGAGCGAGACGGTGTGGCACCTCGTGAAGGACACGCCGAAGGTGACGGGCTTCATCGGCAACCAGACGCCGCAGGAGGTCCCGGCCCCGCAGATCGAGAGTCTGCGTCGAGGCATCGTGGAGGGCGCGGTCAAGCCGAAGCCCAAGCTCACGTTCGAGGTCGGCGAGGAGGTTCGCGTGCTCGACGGCGCGTTCGCCAACTTCACCGGGACCGTGGACGACGTGAAGATGGATAAGCAGAAGCTGAAGGTCAAGGTGTCGATCTTCGGCCGTCCGACCAGCGTGGAGCTCGATTTTTCGGCGGTGGAGAAGCGCTGAGCGACGCTCCGGGGCGGAACGAACAAGGTAGACGCAGCACAGAACGGGTAAAGCAATGGCGAAGAAGGTCACCGGGTACGTCAAGCTTCAGCTCCCTGCGGGGAAGGCCAACCCCTCGCCGCCGGTCGGTCCTGCGCTCGGCCAGCACGGCGTGAACATCATGGCGTTCTGCAAGGACTTCAACTCGCGGACCGCCTCGCAGGGCGACATGATCATCCCGGTGGTGATCACGGTCTATTCGGACCGGTCGTTCACGTTCATCTTGAAGACGCCGCCCGCGTCGGTGCTTCTCAAGAAGGCCGCGGGGCTGGAGACCAAGAAGAAGCCTGGTTCGGGTTCGAAGGAGCCGAACAAGGTGAAGGTCGGCCAGGTGTCGAGCAAGCAGCTCCAAGAGCTCGCGCAGATGAAGATGCAGGACATGAACACGACGAACCTCGAGTCGGCGATGCGCAGCATGGCGGGTACGGCCCGCTCGATGGGCATCACGATCGTCGACTGAGGCGTGATTTCGCGCGTTCTGCAGCACCTCCGTTCGTCGGAGAAGCCGGCTGCGAGCGCGCGGCCGCGTGAAGGCGCGGCTTGAAAAGAGCACCCCCCCACGTTGGGAGGAGAGCACCACGGTTAAAACGGCGCACCGTGGGAGGCGTAAGCCGATAAAACAGGAGGGCAGATGCCGAAAGTCGCCAAGAAACGCGTTGCGGCCCAGGCCATGGTGGACCGTACGCGCAAGTACACGCTTCAGGAAGCGTGTACGCTCGTCAAGCAGGCTGCGAACGCGAAGTTCGACGAGACCGTCGATCTCGCGGTGCGGCTGGGCGTGAATCCGCGCCATGCGGACCAGATGGTCCGTGGTGCCGTGGTCATGCCGGCAGGAACGGGCCAGTCGGTCCGCGTCCTCGTCTTCGCCAAGGGCGAAAAGGCGAAGGAAGCGGAGGCGGCGGGCGCCGATGTTGTCGGTGAGGCCGACCTGGTGAACAAGATCCAGGAAGGTTTCATGGACTTCGACCGCGTGATCGCGACCCCGGACATGATGGGGTTGGTCGGTAAGCTCGGTCGTATCCTCGGTCCGCGAGGCCTCATGCCGAACCCGAAGGTCGGCACCGTCACCGTCGACGTGAAGACGGCGGTGTCCGAAGCGAAGGCCGGCAAGGTGGAGTACCGCGTCGAGAAGGCGGGCATCGTGCACGCTCGGATCGGCAAGGTCTCCTTCAAGGAGGACGCGCTCGCCAAGAACGCGGAGGCCTTGATTCAGGCTCTCATCCGCGCGAAGCCGTCGACGGCGAAGGGGGTGTACCTCCGGAGCATCACGATGTCTTCGACGATGGGGCCGGGCGTCCGGATCGACCCGGTGCACCTCAGCGACAAGGGTGAGGAGGGCTGATCATGGAGCGCACGGAGAAAGAGGCTCTGGTCGGCGAGGTCAAGCAGCGATTCGATCGCATGACCTCGGCGGTCTTCCTCGACTTCACGGGGCTCAACGTCGCGGTGGTCACGAAGCTGCGCGACGAGTTCCGGAAGGCGGGCGTCGAGTATCGAGTCGTGAAAAACACGCTCGTTCGTCATGCGATCAAGCATCACGCGTGGTCGCAGAAGCTCGACGACACGCTGGTCGGGATGACCGGGATCGCCTGGAGTTACGAAGACCCCAGCGCGGCCGCGAAGGTTGTCAAGGCCTTCCGCAAGGACAAAGAGCACGAGAAGCTGAAGATCAAGGCGGGCCTCATCGAGGGCCAGATTCTCGACGCCGCCGGCGTGGAGAATCAGCTCGCGACGATGCCTGGCAAGGACGAGCTCCGGGCGATGCTGCTTGCCACGTTGCAGGCGCCTCTCACGCAGTTCGTGCAGCAGCTCAACGCGCCTCTTCAGAACTTCGCGTACCTGTTGAAGGCCAAGGAGGACGCGGCGGGCGGGGCCGGCTGAGGAGCCCTGGTACCGGGTCCGATCGTGGTCGGGGCGAGGGCTGCCGGGGGTGATTCGGCACGCCAAACGCTCGACCAGTGAGAAAGGGCATTGCGCCCTTCGGGTTTTGATCTAGAGACGCGCCCCGGGGTACTCATCCCACCGCGGCGCGCAGACGGTTTGAAGGAGTCTCGTCATGGCTGAGATCACGCGGGAGCAGGTCGTCGATTACCTTTCCAACCTGCCGGTCATCCAGATCGCCGAGCTCATCAAGGAGCTCGAGAACAAGTGGGGCGTGAAGGCTGCTCCGGCTGCGGTGGCGGTTGCTGCTGGCCCGGCGGCTGCGGCCGAGGCGCCCAAGGCTGAGGAGAAGACCGAGTTCGACGTCGTGCTGGCGAACGCCGGCGCGAACAAGATCGCGGTCATCAAGGCGGTCCGCGAGATCACGGGCCTTGGCCTCAAGGAGGCGAAGGACCTGGTCGAGGGCGCGCCCAAGAACGTGAAGGAAGCGGTCTCCAAGGCCGACGCCGAGGAGATGAAGAAGAAGCTCACCGAGGCAGGTGCGACGGTCGAGCTCAAGTAAGGATCCGAGCTTCCCTGTTAGGGACAGCGCGATCCGCCATGCGACGGCGGCAGGGGCGAACGTCCCTGCCGCGCGTCGAGTTTTGTCTTTGGGGGGTTTGCTGCTGCGTCTGCCGCGCGTTTCGAGCGTGGTGTCCAGGTCGCGGTAGCGCAGCCGAGTTTGTCCGTCGCCGGGACCTTTGATGGCTGTTTCGTAGCTTCGAGGCTGATGCTCGGTTCGTGGAGCGCGCGGGGAACGAGCCCTGTGCACCCGTAGGAGCCGGAGGAATATCGATGCCGTCGGTCGTCCAATCCAACTTCCGCATCCGTAAGAATCTGGGGCGCGTTCGTCGCATCATCGACGTTCCGAACCTGATCGACATCCAGAAGTCCAGCTACGACAAGTTCCTCCAGATGAACGTCCCGCCGCACGAGCGGGAGGAAGTCGGGCTCCAGGCGGTGTTCCGCTCGGTGTTCCCCATCAAGGACTTCAACGGGACGAGTGAGCTCGTCTTCGTATCGTACAACCTCGAGCCGCCGAAGTACGACGTCGAGGAGTGCCGCCAGCGAGGCATGACCTACGCGGCGCCGATCAAGGTCACCAACCAGCTCATGATCTACGACACCCGTGACGGCGGCGAGCGCATCGTCCGGGATATCAAGGAGCAGGAGGTGTACTTCGGCGAGCTGCCGCTGATGACCGAGACGGGCACGTTCATCATCAACGGCACCGAGCGCGTGGTCGTCAGCCAGCTCCACCGCTCGCCGGGCGTGTTCTTCGATCACGACAAGGGCAAGACGCACTCGAGCGGCAAGCTGCTCTACTCGGCGCGCGTCATCCCGTACCGCGGCTCGTGGCTCGATTTCGAGTTCGACCCGAAGGACATCATCTACGTGCGCATCGACCGTCGCCGGAAGATGCACGCGACGGTGCTCCTGCGCGCGCTCGGCTACTCGACGCAGGACCTGCTCAACTACTTCTACTCGACGGAGACGGTCTACCTCGAGAAGGGCGGCAAGTACGCGAAGAGCATCGAGTACGACCTCCTCGCCGGCCAGCGCGCGACGCGTGACATCAAGATCAAGGAAGATGTCATCGTCAAGAAGAACACGAAGTTCACGCGCGCCGCGATTCGCAAGATGAAGGAGGCGAAGCTCGAGCGCATGCAGGTCGAGACCGAGGAGCTCGTCAGCAAGGTCGCGGCGCACGACGTCGTCGATCCGGAGACGGGCGAGGTCATCGTCGAGGTGAACGAGGAGCTCACGGACGCCAAGCTCGAGCGCATCCGCGAGGCGAAGCTCGAGAGCTTCCGCATCCTCTTCATCGACGGCCTCAACGTCGGCTCGTACCTCCGCGACACGCTGCTCGCGGACAAGGTGAAGACGCAGGAGGACTCGATCCTCGAGATCTACCGTCGCCTGCGCCCGGGTGATCCGCCCACGCTCGAGACGGCGAAGACGCTCTTCCACAACCTGTTTTTCAACCCCGAGCGTTACGACCTCTCGAAGGTCGGCCGGCTGAAGCTGAACTACAAGTTCTACCGGGATCTGCCGGAGGGCCAGCGCCCGAACCTCGATCTCACGGTGCTCACGCCGCAGGACATCCTGGAGACGGTCCGGCACCTCATCGAGCTCAAGAACGGCCGCGGCTCGGTCGACGACATCGACCACCTCGGCAACCGCCGCGTGCGCGCGGTCGGTGAGCTCATGGAGAACCAGTACCGCATCGGCCTGGTCCGCATGGAGCGCGCGATCAAGGAGCGCATGAGCATGTCGCAGGAGATCGACACGCTCATGCCGCACGACCTGATCAACGCGAAGCCCGTCAGCGCGGTGGTCAAGGAGTACTTCGGGAGCTCGCAGCTCTCGCAGTTCATGGACCAGACGAACCCGCTCTCCGAGGTCACGCACAAGCGGCGTTTGTCCGCCCTCGGCCCGGGTGGTCTCACGCGCGAGCGCGCGGGCTTCGAGGTGCGCGACGTCCACGCCACGCACTACGGCCGCATCTGCCCGATCGAGACGCCGGAAGGCCCGAACATCGGCCTCATCGCGTCGCTCTCGACGTTCGCCCGCGTGAACGAGTTTGGCTTCGTCGAGACGCCGTACCGCAAGGTCACGGAGAGCACGGTGACCGACGAGGTGACCTGGCTCAGCGCGCTCGAGGAAGAGGGCAAGTACATCGCGCAGGCGACGGCCGCGCTCGATGACGGTCGCAAGTTCCGCGAGAACGTGGTCTCGGCGCGTCTGAACGGCGATTTCAAGATCGTCGCCTCCGACATGATCGAGCTCATGGACATCGCGCCGAACCAGATGGTGAGCGTCGCGGCCGCGCTCGTGCCCTTCCTCGAGCACGACGACGCGAACCGCGCGCTCATGGGCGCGAACATGCAGCGCCAGGCGGTGCCGCTCATCCGGAGCGAGGCCCCGCTCGTCGGCACGGGCATGGAGAACCGGCTCGCGCGGGACTCGGGCGTGTGCGTCGTGGCGCGTCGGCCGGGCATCGTGGAGAGCGTCGACGCGACGCGTATCGTGGTGCGCGCGGCGGGCGAGGGCGCCGAGGTGCCGGACATCTACCACCTCATGAAGTACCAGCGCTCGAACCAGTCGACCTGCTACACGCAGAAGCCGATCGTGCGCACGGGCGACGTGGTGAGGGCGGGCGACGTGCTCGCGGACGGCCCGTCGACGGACATGGGCGAGCTCGCGCTGGGGCAGAACGTGCTCGTCGCGTTCATGCCGTGGCAGGGCTACAACTTCGAGGACTCGATCCTGGTCTCGGAGCGCATCGCGAAGGACGACGTGTTCACCTCGATCCACATCGAGGAGTTCGAGTGCGTCGCGCGCGACACGAAGCTCGGCAAGGAGGAGATCACGCGTGACATCCCGAACGTCGGCGAGGAGGCCCTGAAGGACCTCGACGACTCGGGCATCGTGCGGATCGGCGCCGAGGTTCGTCCTGGCGACATCCTCGTCGGTAAGATCACGCCGAAGGGCGAGACCCAGCTCTCCCCCGAGGAGAAGCTGCTCCGCGCGATCTTCGGCGAGAAGGCCGGCGACGTGCGTGACAGCTCGCTCAAGGTCCCGCCGGGCGTGAGCGGCATCGTGATCAACGCGCGTGTCTTCTCGCGCAAGGGCACGGAGAAGGACGACCGCGCGCGGGACATCGAGGATCAGGAGCGCGCTCGGATCGAGCGGACGCGCGACGAGGAGATCAAGATCCTGCGCGACTCGTTCTACCGTCGGGTCCGCGAGATCCTGGTCGGCAAGACGACGAACGGGAAGCTCGTCGACGACAAGGGCAAGGTTCTCTTGCAGAAGGGTGACGAGATCACCGAGGCGGCCCTCGCCGAGATCCCGCGCCGTTACTGGGGCGAGATCCCTGTCGAGGAGACGGACCGGATCCAGAACATCCTCCGCGACCTCGAAGACCTCGTGCGCACGCGCGAAGAGCACTTCCGCGACAAGATCGAGCGCCTGTCGAAGGGCGACGAGCTGCCGCCGGGCGTGATCAAGATGGTGAAGGTCTACATCGCCATCAAGCGCAAGCTCCAGGTCGGCGACAAGATGGCGGGCCGTCACGGCAACAAGGGCGTCATCAGCCGGATCCTGCCGGAGGAGGACATGCCCTACCTGCAGGACGGCCGGCCGGTGGACATCGTGCTGAACCCGCTCGGCGTGCCGAGCCGCATGAACGTCGGTCAGATCCTGGAGATCCACCTCGGCTGGGGTGCCTACGAGCTCGGCCGACAGCTCCAGCAGATGATCGAGGAGCAGAAGGCGGGCGCGGAGATCCGCGAGCGTCTGGCGCAGGTCTACGCGGGCGACGAGGAGAGCGCGGCGATCGTCGCGTCGATGGACGAGGGTGACGCGGTGCGGGCCGGGCGCAAGGTTCGCCACGGTGTGTTCGTCGCGTCG is drawn from Polyangium spumosum and contains these coding sequences:
- the rpmG gene encoding 50S ribosomal protein L33, with translation MSVQGGGSGGPSGERGTRISISLACTECTARNYKTTKSPGDYVELKKFCKQCKKHTLHRETK
- the secE gene encoding preprotein translocase subunit SecE, whose protein sequence is MATRREKDEAQKAQKKGSAPDSAPDSAPDASLAVREGSDLDVAAAEGEGEEEHDEASEGSETQASEGDGAGEDGEVAAARQLGTDRYVMAGFFGAAILGAYVLGKAIHGLWGNLSNRDWFSRAVPTLAAVTDEDKAMYATMIAGVIALVVTLRTYRRPDVREWTDEVASELIKVKWPTKKDVTNSTVVVIAASAVATLYLALLDRLWSFVTGIVYGTGS
- the nusG gene encoding transcription termination/antitermination protein NusG, with product MAKKWYVIHTYSGYEAKVRDALQQRAKQHGLEDKIGEILIPSETVTENRPGGKQRVRQKLSLPGYIFAEMEMSETVWHLVKDTPKVTGFIGNQTPQEVPAPQIESLRRGIVEGAVKPKPKLTFEVGEEVRVLDGAFANFTGTVDDVKMDKQKLKVKVSIFGRPTSVELDFSAVEKR
- the rplK gene encoding 50S ribosomal protein L11, yielding MAKKVTGYVKLQLPAGKANPSPPVGPALGQHGVNIMAFCKDFNSRTASQGDMIIPVVITVYSDRSFTFILKTPPASVLLKKAAGLETKKKPGSGSKEPNKVKVGQVSSKQLQELAQMKMQDMNTTNLESAMRSMAGTARSMGITIVD
- the rplA gene encoding 50S ribosomal protein L1 is translated as MPKVAKKRVAAQAMVDRTRKYTLQEACTLVKQAANAKFDETVDLAVRLGVNPRHADQMVRGAVVMPAGTGQSVRVLVFAKGEKAKEAEAAGADVVGEADLVNKIQEGFMDFDRVIATPDMMGLVGKLGRILGPRGLMPNPKVGTVTVDVKTAVSEAKAGKVEYRVEKAGIVHARIGKVSFKEDALAKNAEALIQALIRAKPSTAKGVYLRSITMSSTMGPGVRIDPVHLSDKGEEG
- the rplJ gene encoding 50S ribosomal protein L10; amino-acid sequence: MERTEKEALVGEVKQRFDRMTSAVFLDFTGLNVAVVTKLRDEFRKAGVEYRVVKNTLVRHAIKHHAWSQKLDDTLVGMTGIAWSYEDPSAAAKVVKAFRKDKEHEKLKIKAGLIEGQILDAAGVENQLATMPGKDELRAMLLATLQAPLTQFVQQLNAPLQNFAYLLKAKEDAAGGAG
- the rplL gene encoding 50S ribosomal protein L7/L12; the encoded protein is MAEITREQVVDYLSNLPVIQIAELIKELENKWGVKAAPAAVAVAAGPAAAAEAPKAEEKTEFDVVLANAGANKIAVIKAVREITGLGLKEAKDLVEGAPKNVKEAVSKADAEEMKKKLTEAGATVELK
- the rpoB gene encoding DNA-directed RNA polymerase subunit beta; protein product: MPSVVQSNFRIRKNLGRVRRIIDVPNLIDIQKSSYDKFLQMNVPPHEREEVGLQAVFRSVFPIKDFNGTSELVFVSYNLEPPKYDVEECRQRGMTYAAPIKVTNQLMIYDTRDGGERIVRDIKEQEVYFGELPLMTETGTFIINGTERVVVSQLHRSPGVFFDHDKGKTHSSGKLLYSARVIPYRGSWLDFEFDPKDIIYVRIDRRRKMHATVLLRALGYSTQDLLNYFYSTETVYLEKGGKYAKSIEYDLLAGQRATRDIKIKEDVIVKKNTKFTRAAIRKMKEAKLERMQVETEELVSKVAAHDVVDPETGEVIVEVNEELTDAKLERIREAKLESFRILFIDGLNVGSYLRDTLLADKVKTQEDSILEIYRRLRPGDPPTLETAKTLFHNLFFNPERYDLSKVGRLKLNYKFYRDLPEGQRPNLDLTVLTPQDILETVRHLIELKNGRGSVDDIDHLGNRRVRAVGELMENQYRIGLVRMERAIKERMSMSQEIDTLMPHDLINAKPVSAVVKEYFGSSQLSQFMDQTNPLSEVTHKRRLSALGPGGLTRERAGFEVRDVHATHYGRICPIETPEGPNIGLIASLSTFARVNEFGFVETPYRKVTESTVTDEVTWLSALEEEGKYIAQATAALDDGRKFRENVVSARLNGDFKIVASDMIELMDIAPNQMVSVAAALVPFLEHDDANRALMGANMQRQAVPLIRSEAPLVGTGMENRLARDSGVCVVARRPGIVESVDATRIVVRAAGEGAEVPDIYHLMKYQRSNQSTCYTQKPIVRTGDVVRAGDVLADGPSTDMGELALGQNVLVAFMPWQGYNFEDSILVSERIAKDDVFTSIHIEEFECVARDTKLGKEEITRDIPNVGEEALKDLDDSGIVRIGAEVRPGDILVGKITPKGETQLSPEEKLLRAIFGEKAGDVRDSSLKVPPGVSGIVINARVFSRKGTEKDDRARDIEDQERARIERTRDEEIKILRDSFYRRVREILVGKTTNGKLVDDKGKVLLQKGDEITEAALAEIPRRYWGEIPVEETDRIQNILRDLEDLVRTREEHFRDKIERLSKGDELPPGVIKMVKVYIAIKRKLQVGDKMAGRHGNKGVISRILPEEDMPYLQDGRPVDIVLNPLGVPSRMNVGQILEIHLGWGAYELGRQLQQMIEEQKAGAEIRERLAQVYAGDEESAAIVASMDEGDAVRAGRKVRHGVFVASPVFDGATEEDIKGALALAGLPSSGQAILFDGRTGEAFDQNVTVGIMYMLKLHHLVDDKIHARSIGPYSLVTQQPLGGKAQFGGQRLGEMEVWAMEAYGAAYALQEFLTVKSDDVMGRTRMYEAIVKGEYTLEAGLPESFNVLIKELQSLCLNVELVETGLEASAAEEE